Proteins encoded by one window of Polyangiaceae bacterium:
- a CDS encoding glycosyltransferase, whose product MRVVIVSYAFPPVGGAGVQRMLKLAKYLPSAGVTPTILSVDNASVPLRDETLSSDIPAAVEVIRARTLEPGYAAKQRAWSAAADGRRSARSAVIGIAKRLLVPDPQVLWLPAASRALARRLRAAHDDVVLVSGPPFSQFALAPIARHFGAAVVLDYRDEWTTLSGGIYEMAGASRSASAALESLLLRSQDAITTATAAFRDGLLARFSFLSPERVVAIENGYDPADFPQELPTPPDDRLVVTYVGTVFRLTRAAGLLAAVRQVHARHPELAARLEVRFVGRIVDTEAPFFDGVPGVVRTGYVDHSEAVMEQARCHLALCLLADVPGAERIYPAKIFETMALRKPCLALCPTGALAKLVKAHRVGDVIHPDDVSAIARFLVERLVAHENGTLQTESAPIDVERFDRRRQARAFAEVMDLARENCRNRARPRTGRVSSAWTTSRRWAHHYRSPGRSSPRP is encoded by the coding sequence ATGCGCGTCGTGATCGTCTCCTACGCATTCCCCCCTGTCGGCGGCGCGGGGGTACAGCGCATGCTCAAGCTGGCGAAGTACCTTCCCTCCGCCGGCGTGACGCCCACGATCCTCAGCGTCGACAACGCCTCGGTCCCACTGCGCGACGAAACGCTCTCGAGCGACATCCCAGCTGCCGTCGAGGTGATCCGCGCCCGCACGCTGGAGCCGGGCTACGCCGCCAAGCAGAGGGCCTGGAGCGCCGCGGCCGACGGCCGAAGGAGCGCTCGGAGCGCCGTCATCGGCATCGCCAAGCGGCTCCTGGTTCCAGACCCGCAGGTCTTGTGGCTACCGGCCGCGAGTCGCGCGTTGGCGCGCCGCCTGCGCGCGGCCCACGACGACGTCGTGCTGGTGAGCGGGCCTCCATTCTCGCAGTTCGCCCTGGCGCCGATAGCGCGCCACTTCGGAGCAGCCGTGGTGCTGGACTACCGCGACGAATGGACGACCCTCTCTGGCGGCATCTACGAGATGGCGGGCGCGTCCCGGAGCGCCAGCGCTGCGCTGGAATCACTGCTGCTGCGCTCTCAAGACGCGATCACGACGGCCACGGCGGCGTTCCGGGACGGGCTCCTGGCGCGGTTTTCCTTCCTGAGCCCCGAGCGCGTCGTCGCCATCGAGAACGGCTACGATCCAGCGGACTTCCCCCAAGAGCTCCCAACCCCACCGGACGATCGTCTGGTCGTGACCTACGTGGGCACCGTGTTTCGACTGACCCGAGCCGCGGGCCTTCTCGCCGCAGTGAGGCAGGTCCATGCACGGCATCCCGAGCTGGCCGCCCGGCTGGAGGTGCGCTTCGTGGGGCGTATCGTGGACACGGAGGCTCCGTTCTTCGACGGCGTGCCGGGAGTGGTGCGCACCGGCTACGTCGATCACTCCGAGGCGGTGATGGAGCAAGCCCGCTGCCACCTGGCACTGTGCCTGCTGGCGGACGTACCCGGCGCCGAGCGTATCTACCCTGCCAAGATCTTCGAGACCATGGCGCTTCGGAAGCCGTGCCTGGCGTTGTGCCCGACGGGCGCGCTGGCGAAGCTCGTGAAGGCGCACCGTGTGGGCGACGTGATCCATCCTGACGACGTGAGCGCCATCGCGCGCTTTCTCGTCGAGCGACTCGTGGCTCACGAAAACGGCACGCTGCAAACGGAAAGTGCGCCCATAGACGTGGAACGCTTCGACCGCCGCAGGCAAGCGCGTGCCTTCGCCGAGGTGATGGATCTCGCCCGCGAGAATTGCCGCAATCGAGCCCGACCACGCACAGGTCGCGTCAGTAGCGCTTGGACAACGTCAAGACGTTGGGCGCACCACTACCGTTCGCCGGGACGTAGCTCACCTCGTCCATGA